A DNA window from Hevea brasiliensis isolate MT/VB/25A 57/8 chromosome 2, ASM3005281v1, whole genome shotgun sequence contains the following coding sequences:
- the LOC110643334 gene encoding DEAD-box ATP-dependent RNA helicase 22: MLVYRSASMLHFYKLSSPPKLLLPRLKHSYSYLSSSPLSSLSSPTYSLRIRLFWLNQSYRRGNRRFSTAAAAVVSDKGGNDTFFADEGVSWASLGLSDRLCRAISNAGLERPSLVQAASIPSILSGKDVVVAAETGSGKTHAYLVPLIDKLCNPPDHLKDYDSDQGLMPSHRISLVLCPNVLLCEQVVRMACGLCDDNGEPLLKVTAVCGRQGWPVNQPDIIVSTPAALLNNIDPKKQRKLNFVRGVKYVVFDEADMLLCGSFQNQVIRLINMLRFDEKQLSQVSKCELENTAELGSDSPGECGLEDGEPQNESILAEDEDFEGDNEVEDLKEESEAGSINRKDWRRVRKDYIHSKQYIFVAATLPVNGKKTAGAVLKRMFPDANWISGNYLHCHNPRLEQKWVEVAVDTQVDALIDAVNQGSRSDVGVSRTMIFANTVDAVEAVAKILERAGIKCYCYHKDISLEERAKTLVDFLEKGGVFVCTDAAARGVDVPNVSHVIQADFATSAVDFLHRVGRTARAGQYGVVTSLYTESNRDLVDAIRQAKKLGRPVESAFSRKRSFRNKLKKKGSSKVRNASVNEMARV; this comes from the exons ATGCTCGTCTATCGCTCTGCTTCAATGCTCCATTTCTACAAACTATCGTCGCCGCCTAAATTGCTCCTCCCGCGGTTGAAGCACTCCTATTCATACCTCTCTAGTTCCCCTCTATCATCCTTATCTTCTCCAACTTATTCGTTGAGAATCCGCTTGTTTTGGCTCAATCAGTCATACAGAAGAGGTAATAGGCGTTTTTCTACTGCTGCTGCAGCTGTTGTCTCTGATAAGGGGGGAAACGACACGTTCTTCGCAGACGAAGGTGTTTCGTGGGCTTCTCTCGGTTTGTCTGATCGCCTCTGTCGAGCCATCTCTAATGCTGGTCTCGAAAGACCGTCTCTAGTTCAG GCTGCCTCTATACCATCAATACTTTCAGGAAAGGATGTGGTAGTAGCAGCGGAGACTGGTAGTGGTAAAACGCATGCATACCTTGTTCCCTTAATTGACAAGTTATGTAATCCACCGGATCATCTCAAAGATTATGATTCTGATCAAGGATTGATGCCTTCCCATAGAATTTCTCTAGTTCTTTGTCCAAATGTGTTGTTGTGTGAACAAGTGGTTCGAATGGCTTGTGGTCTTTGTGATGATAATGGTGAACCACTTCTCAAAGTCACGGCTGTCTGTGGCCGACAG GGATGGCCAGTTAATCAACCAGACATTATTGTGTCAACGCCAGCTGCTCTTCTTAATAATATTGACCCAAAAAAACAGCGAAAATTGAATTTTGTTCGTGGTGTGAAATATGTG GTGTTCGATGAAGCAGACATGCTTCTCTGTGGGAGCTTCCAGAATCAGGTTATCCGTCTCATAAACATGCTTCGTTTTGATGAGAAGCAGTTGTCTCAAGTAAGTAAATGTGAACTTGAAAATACTGCAGAATTAGGTTCTGATTCTCCAGGAGAGTGTGGCTTGGAAGATGGTGAACCCCAAAATGAATCTATCTTAGCAGAGGATGAAGACTTTGAAGGTGATAATGAAGTTGAGGACTTAAAAGAGGAAAGTGAAGCTGGGTCCATCAACAGAAAAGACTGGAGGAGAGTGAGAAAAGATTACATACACAGTAAACAGTACATTTTTGTTGCAGCCACCCTTCCAGTTAATGGTAAAAAAACTGCTGGAGCAGTGTTGAAACGGATGTTTCCAGATGCCAATTGGATTAGTGGAAACTATCTTCACTGTCACAACCCCAG ATTGGAACAGAAGTGGGTTGAAGTTGCCGTTGATACCCAGGTGGATGCACTTATAGATGCTGTGAACCAAGGATCTAGATCTGATGTTGGTGTTAGTCGAACTATGATTTTTGCAAACACTGTTGATGCTGTTGAAGCAGTAGCTAAAATATTGGAGAGAGCTGGGATTAAATGCTATTGCTACCATAAAGACATTTCTTTGGAGGAACGTGCAAAGACATTAGTTGATTTCCTAGAAAAAGGGGGAGTTTTTGTGTGCACTGATGCTGCTGCACGGGGAGTTGATGTTCCAAATGTGTCACATGTTATCCAG GCAGACTTTGCCACATCTGCTGTAGATTTCTTGCATAGGGTTGGCCGCACAGCTCGAGCTGGTCAATATGGAGTTGTCACTAGCCTGTACACTGAATCCAATCGAGATCTTGTTGATGCAATTCGTCAAGCGAAGAAACTGGGTCGGCCTGTG GAGTCGGCGTTTAGCAGAAAAAGGAGCTTCCGAAACAAACTTAAGAAGAAAG GTTCCAGTAAAGTCAGAAATGCATCCGTTAATGAAATGGCAAGGGTCTAA